Proteins co-encoded in one Flavivirga eckloniae genomic window:
- a CDS encoding c-type cytochrome: MKKALNIVMALCVSLLISCGGKEEKKKEGFSYEKKAPTEQKAKKVESEPASKKVDLANKGIGPITSLELPSDIDQTMVTHGADVFKKMCTACHRADKKFIGPSPKNILDRRSPEWVMNMILNPDEMVQKDPLAKALLIEFNGSPMANQNLSEEDARAVLEYFRTLK; this comes from the coding sequence ATGAAAAAAGCACTAAACATTGTAATGGCACTATGTGTATCACTGCTAATAAGTTGTGGCGGAAAAGAAGAAAAAAAGAAAGAAGGATTCTCTTATGAGAAAAAAGCGCCGACAGAACAAAAAGCAAAAAAAGTTGAGTCTGAACCTGCATCTAAAAAAGTAGATTTAGCAAACAAAGGTATAGGTCCTATAACATCTTTAGAGCTCCCTTCGGATATCGACCAAACTATGGTAACCCATGGTGCAGATGTATTCAAAAAAATGTGTACCGCTTGCCACAGAGCAGATAAAAAATTTATTGGACCCTCTCCAAAAAATATTTTAGACAGACGTTCTCCTGAATGGGTTATGAACATGATACTGAATCCGGATGAAATGGTTCAAAAAGATCCATTAGCTAAAGCATTGCTTATTGAATTTAATGGTTCTCCTATGGCGAATCAAAACCTGTCTGAGGAAGATGCCAGAGCAGTATTAGAATATTTTAGAACATTAAAATAA
- a CDS encoding RrF2 family transcriptional regulator yields MLSNSSKYAIKAVLFIALNASEENKVMAKDISQPINVPQAYIAKLLQELVKKGIVSSVRGPKGGFYLDEINMNHSIMSIVSVIDGEKKLNSCMMSLEKCNEEKPCPLHSILVTSRSQILNSLKNKTIRALVEEVKLGKAFLPL; encoded by the coding sequence ATGTTATCGAATTCGTCAAAATATGCAATTAAGGCTGTATTGTTTATAGCCTTGAATGCCAGTGAAGAAAATAAGGTTATGGCTAAGGATATTTCCCAACCTATAAATGTGCCACAAGCTTATATAGCGAAATTATTACAAGAATTGGTTAAAAAGGGTATTGTGTCGTCTGTAAGAGGTCCAAAAGGAGGGTTTTATTTAGATGAAATCAATATGAACCATTCTATAATGAGTATTGTAAGCGTTATAGATGGTGAAAAAAAATTGAATTCCTGTATGATGAGCTTAGAGAAGTGTAATGAAGAAAAACCCTGTCCGTTGCATAGTATATTAGTAACCTCGAGAAGTCAGATATTGAATAGTTTAAAAAACAAAACTATAAGAGCATTGGTTGAAGAGGTTAAATTAGGGAAAGCTTTTCTTCCCTTATAG
- a CDS encoding nitrous oxide reductase accessory protein NosL: MKTLKRYSTISLLLLLCFSCNIKPQAIDYGNDGCHFCKMTIVDKVHAAEIVTTKGKVYKFDATECMVNFIDEFDSSEIQLYLSNNYKEPEALIDATQATFLISKNIPSPMGAFLSAFKSEEDAKKTQAEKGGKLYNWNELLAHFKS, encoded by the coding sequence ATGAAAACACTAAAACGCTATTCAACAATATCATTATTGCTGCTGCTATGCTTTAGCTGTAATATTAAACCACAGGCTATTGATTATGGAAATGATGGTTGTCATTTTTGTAAAATGACTATCGTAGACAAAGTTCATGCCGCAGAAATCGTTACAACAAAAGGCAAAGTATATAAATTCGATGCTACAGAATGCATGGTTAATTTCATTGATGAATTTGACTCATCCGAAATCCAACTCTATTTATCCAATAACTATAAAGAACCCGAAGCGTTAATAGACGCTACACAAGCCACGTTCTTAATAAGCAAAAACATACCCAGTCCCATGGGTGCATTTCTATCGGCTTTTAAATCTGAAGAAGATGCTAAAAAAACTCAAGCAGAAAAAGGAGGAAAACTATATAATTGGAACGAGTTATTAGCTCATTTTAAAAGCTAG
- a CDS encoding alpha-ketoglutarate decarboxylase → MFALVVVLDWVLVTVFFSATLAPSAIYKFDETFAAGLGLNGTFDNQKNVYKSTILGGSIIGLFNIINVLQLSTEFEQLNVNRRYNVNVNTPNENYWSPALFIGAGYRNGNVTFGVRYDVLHDKDKSIYIDPWAPFVRFYF, encoded by the coding sequence ATGTTCGCTTTGGTGGTGGTATTGGACTGGGTTTTGGTGACGGTTTTTTTTAGCGCAACTCTAGCTCCCAGTGCTATTTATAAGTTTGATGAAACTTTTGCCGCAGGCTTAGGTCTTAATGGAACTTTCGACAATCAAAAAAATGTTTACAAATCAACAATTTTAGGAGGTAGTATAATCGGTCTATTCAATATCATTAATGTGTTACAACTCTCTACCGAATTCGAACAACTTAATGTAAACCGGCGATATAATGTTAACGTAAATACTCCTAATGAAAACTATTGGTCTCCGGCCTTATTTATAGGTGCAGGATATAGAAATGGCAATGTAACCTTTGGAGTAAGGTACGACGTGTTACACGATAAAGACAAAAGCATCTATATAGATCCTTGGGCGCCTTTCGTAAGATTTTATTTTTAA
- a CDS encoding fasciclin domain-containing protein yields the protein MKTLKHIVLTLLCIIAFTACKNENKETSTSSKPEQVTPEKKSGQAFIKDDESKPTVLHIAIGSKDHTTLVAAVQAAELENALVNAGPLMVFAPTNEAFAALPEGTVENLLKPENKDALANILKYHVTPGNYSKDFLKKFKKLGQANNGYVKVEVVDGEPLIGGAKIIASVPAGNGIVHVIDKVLLPPTE from the coding sequence ATGAAAACATTAAAGCACATCGTTCTTACATTACTGTGCATTATAGCATTTACAGCCTGTAAAAACGAAAACAAAGAAACCTCAACGAGTTCTAAACCAGAACAAGTAACACCAGAAAAAAAATCCGGACAAGCTTTTATTAAAGACGATGAGTCAAAACCAACTGTTTTACACATAGCTATCGGCTCTAAAGACCACACAACTTTAGTTGCAGCTGTTCAAGCAGCAGAACTTGAAAATGCTTTGGTAAATGCCGGACCACTAATGGTATTTGCACCAACAAACGAGGCCTTTGCTGCTTTACCTGAAGGTACTGTAGAAAATTTGTTAAAACCAGAAAACAAAGACGCTTTAGCTAATATTTTAAAATACCACGTAACTCCTGGAAACTACTCAAAGGATTTTCTTAAAAAGTTTAAAAAGTTAGGACAAGCCAACAATGGCTATGTGAAAGTAGAAGTTGTAGACGGAGAACCACTAATTGGCGGTGCTAAAATTATTGCAAGTGTACCAGCAGGTAATGGTATTGTACATGTTATAGACAAAGTATTATTACCCCCTACGGAATAA
- a CDS encoding ABC transporter permease, with amino-acid sequence MLKILKYSFFDLMRSRWSYVYFTFYLLLGIVLLFLNNDLSKAVITLMNVIIVLVPLIGTIFGVMYYYNSKEFTELLLAQPLKRSSIFLGQYLGVAISLSMSLVLGLGIPFIAYGLFKSNAIWGFSLLLITGTFLTFIFTALAFNIALTNENKIKGFGYAILVWLFLAIIYDGLFLMTLILFEDYPLDKLSLVGTMLNPIDLSRTLILLKLDISALLGYTGAVFKKFFGTNFGLIISFIMLTIWVILPVLRIVFKSRKKDF; translated from the coding sequence ATGCTTAAAATATTAAAATATAGTTTTTTCGATTTAATGCGTAGCCGCTGGAGTTATGTATACTTCACTTTTTACTTGTTACTGGGAATCGTTTTGCTGTTTCTTAATAATGATTTATCAAAAGCCGTTATCACCTTAATGAATGTTATTATCGTGCTAGTACCGCTTATAGGAACCATTTTTGGAGTAATGTATTATTATAACTCCAAAGAATTTACAGAGCTGTTACTCGCTCAGCCCTTAAAACGTTCTTCCATATTTCTGGGGCAGTACCTGGGTGTAGCCATCTCTCTATCCATGAGTTTAGTTTTAGGACTAGGTATTCCATTTATCGCTTATGGCTTATTTAAATCGAATGCCATCTGGGGTTTTTCCCTGTTGTTAATTACAGGAACATTTTTAACATTCATCTTTACAGCATTAGCATTTAACATCGCACTAACTAACGAAAACAAAATTAAAGGTTTTGGATATGCCATCTTGGTCTGGCTATTTTTAGCTATTATTTACGATGGTTTATTTTTAATGACTCTGATTCTGTTTGAAGATTATCCATTAGACAAACTATCATTAGTAGGCACAATGCTAAACCCCATAGATTTATCGCGAACACTTATTTTGTTAAAACTAGATATCTCGGCGTTACTAGGATACACTGGAGCTGTTTTTAAAAAATTCTTTGGCACCAATTTCGGGCTCATCATATCCTTTATAATGCTAACCATATGGGTGATTTTGCCCGTATTACGAATTGTATTTAAATCAAGAAAAAAGGATTTTTAA
- a CDS encoding TonB-dependent receptor plug domain-containing protein: MKKIFIISICCFCSYNIFSQEYIVEKDTTKLQETIIIAQRKLSNYRQEKTLSSIDAYLEKANQVTMIKRGNYAWEPSLNNMVSDRLNVTIDGMQIFGACTDKMDPITSYVDVSNLEQVNINSGQEGTENGHCVGGGIDLQIAPSKFHNSGLKTSVDLGYETNGNYKVAGLDVEYSGNKFYLNTDAIFRESDNYDAGDNKEILYSQFQKYNISLQGGYQLANNHVLEANVIYDKATDVGYPALPMDVSLAEALITSVTHNYKNADAKIKSLESKLYFNTITHIMDDSKRPDVPIRMDMPGWSDTYGFYSKASLAEKKHHIRINLNGFYNRSLAEMTMYPNDPNQPDMFMYTWPDIRTLYTGLYLNDNIALNAQESISGTLRLGFHQNKIAKQVGVESLQIFHPNTSDSKNRFLLSLSGAYTIKKSMFDASLGLGYGERAPSVSEGYGFFLFNSFDRYDYIGNPNLKNEKALEFNTRINFKINNLKLGVTSSFFHISNYIIGEIDDTASPMTIGANGVRLYNALNNASIFDVYLNTSYGFSKKVSFNSSVGYNYGVGSNKENLPLIRPLSYVAEINYNTKKFNAALQLEGNGNQSKYSSFYGEDETPTYAVLNLNLGNMFHLKQHKLVFKYGVENILDTNYSTYADWNNIPRQGRNFYLNASYILF, encoded by the coding sequence ATGAAAAAAATCTTTATAATAAGTATTTGCTGCTTTTGTAGTTACAATATTTTTTCTCAGGAGTATATTGTAGAAAAAGACACAACCAAACTCCAAGAAACTATTATTATAGCACAACGCAAATTAAGCAACTATCGACAAGAAAAAACCTTGTCGAGTATTGATGCTTATTTAGAAAAAGCCAATCAGGTAACCATGATAAAACGAGGGAATTATGCCTGGGAGCCTTCGCTAAACAACATGGTAAGTGACAGATTGAATGTAACCATAGATGGTATGCAGATTTTTGGTGCCTGTACCGATAAAATGGATCCCATTACATCGTATGTTGATGTTTCTAATCTTGAACAGGTAAACATAAATTCCGGACAAGAAGGTACCGAAAACGGACATTGTGTTGGGGGTGGTATCGATTTACAAATCGCACCATCAAAGTTCCATAATTCAGGTTTAAAAACCAGTGTAGATTTAGGGTACGAAACTAATGGTAATTATAAGGTTGCTGGTTTAGATGTAGAGTATTCTGGCAATAAATTTTACTTGAACACAGACGCCATATTTCGTGAATCGGACAATTATGATGCTGGAGACAACAAAGAAATACTGTATTCTCAATTTCAAAAATACAATATCTCTCTCCAAGGAGGTTATCAGTTGGCTAACAACCATGTGTTAGAAGCAAATGTTATATATGATAAGGCTACAGACGTTGGTTACCCGGCCTTACCAATGGATGTTTCTTTAGCCGAAGCATTAATAACATCGGTAACCCACAATTATAAAAACGCAGATGCTAAGATAAAATCATTAGAGTCTAAACTTTACTTTAACACCATAACACATATTATGGACGATAGTAAACGCCCCGACGTACCAATAAGAATGGATATGCCCGGGTGGAGCGATACCTACGGGTTTTACAGTAAAGCCTCCCTCGCAGAAAAAAAGCATCATATCCGTATCAACCTCAACGGGTTTTATAATAGGTCGTTAGCAGAAATGACCATGTACCCTAACGATCCAAACCAACCTGATATGTTTATGTACACCTGGCCAGATATTAGGACACTTTATACAGGCTTGTACCTAAACGATAATATTGCTTTAAATGCTCAAGAATCGATTTCTGGAACATTAAGGTTGGGATTCCATCAAAACAAAATAGCAAAACAAGTGGGTGTTGAAAGTTTACAAATTTTTCACCCAAATACAAGCGACTCAAAAAATCGTTTTCTATTAAGCCTTTCTGGGGCATATACCATTAAAAAAAGTATGTTCGATGCATCTTTGGGACTTGGTTACGGCGAAAGAGCACCATCAGTAAGTGAAGGCTATGGTTTTTTCCTATTCAACAGTTTTGATAGATATGATTATATAGGTAATCCCAATTTAAAAAATGAAAAAGCTTTAGAATTTAATACCAGAATAAACTTCAAAATCAATAACTTAAAACTAGGTGTCACCTCATCCTTCTTTCATATTTCAAATTATATTATTGGAGAAATCGACGATACTGCCAGCCCCATGACTATTGGAGCAAATGGCGTAAGACTGTACAATGCCCTAAACAATGCTTCCATTTTCGATGTATACCTTAACACGAGCTACGGTTTTTCAAAAAAAGTATCATTCAATAGTTCCGTTGGGTATAACTATGGAGTAGGAAGCAATAAGGAAAACCTACCTTTAATCAGGCCCCTTTCCTATGTTGCCGAAATAAATTACAATACCAAAAAATTTAATGCGGCATTACAACTAGAAGGCAATGGTAATCAAAGTAAATACAGTAGTTTTTATGGTGAAGACGAAACACCAACCTATGCTGTTTTAAACCTTAATCTGGGTAACATGTTCCACTTAAAACAGCACAAATTGGTTTTTAAATATGGTGTTGAGAATATTTTGGACACCAACTACTCCACCTATGCCGATTGGAACAATATACCAAGGCAAGGCAGGAACTTTTATTTAAATGCTTCTTATATTCTTTTTTAG
- a CDS encoding ABC transporter ATP-binding protein — translation MVSIENLHKKFNKNVVLSGVDLSITEGGIFAILGPNGSGKTTLIKSILGMVIPNEGTINVLGENIKNSSSYRHKIDYLPQIANFPNNLKVKELIKMIKDLRGKTNEDQRLIELFTLEPFLDKKLGNLSGGTKQKVNLVLTFMFDSPLIILDEPTTGLDPISLIRLKDLIQKEKAKGKTILITSHIMSFVEEVSDEIVFLLEGQIYFKGTIAALKSKTNQPDFEHAIASILT, via the coding sequence ATGGTAAGTATTGAAAATCTACATAAAAAGTTTAACAAAAATGTTGTGCTTAGCGGGGTAGACTTAAGCATTACCGAAGGAGGTATTTTTGCTATTTTGGGGCCTAATGGCTCTGGAAAAACAACACTTATCAAATCTATTTTGGGCATGGTTATTCCTAACGAAGGAACCATTAATGTGCTTGGAGAAAATATTAAAAACAGTTCCAGTTATAGGCATAAAATTGACTATTTACCACAAATCGCCAATTTTCCCAATAACCTAAAAGTTAAGGAACTCATTAAAATGATAAAAGATTTACGTGGAAAAACCAATGAAGACCAACGCTTAATCGAACTCTTTACATTAGAGCCTTTTCTAGATAAAAAACTTGGTAACCTTTCTGGTGGTACTAAGCAAAAAGTAAATCTGGTTTTAACCTTTATGTTCGACAGTCCTCTAATTATTTTAGATGAACCAACAACAGGTTTAGACCCTATTTCACTCATCCGATTAAAAGATTTAATACAGAAAGAAAAAGCTAAAGGAAAAACCATTCTTATAACCTCACATATTATGAGTTTTGTCGAGGAGGTTTCAGATGAAATAGTCTTTCTTTTAGAAGGTCAAATTTACTTTAAGGGTACAATAGCAGCATTAAAAAGTAAAACCAATCAACCAGATTTTGAACATGCCATTGCATCTATATTAACTTAA
- the nosZ gene encoding Sec-dependent nitrous-oxide reductase — protein MKNILKSTVALLSVLVAFTSCNDASKSNSGALSSSAAEKVYVAPGEHDEFYAFISGGFSGQLSVYGLPSGRLFKVIPVFSQDAEKAYGYNEETKPMLNTSHGFVPWDDSHHPDISQTNGVIDGRWVFINGNNTPRIARIDLSTFETAEIIEVPNSAGNHSSSFVTENSEYVVAGTRFSVPIPQKDMPIKDYKGNFKGSLSFISIDPEHGHMDIKFQLIMPGFDYDLSHPGRGKSHGWFFFTTYNTEEASTLMEVNASQNDKDFIAAVNWKKIEEYVNNGGGTMMPTKYAHNIYDEATHTATSTMKKEVRVVNPLDVPGAVYFLPTPKSPHGCDVDPSGEYIVGNGKLSANLTVHSFTKMLDAIENNKVAGDAYGIPILNFEDVLAGVVEQPGLGPLHTEFDGKGNAYTTFFISSEVVKWKLGTWEVVDRQPCYYSVGHLMIPGGNSQKPFGKYVVAMNKITKDRYLPTGPEVTQSAQLYDISGEKMELLLDFPTVGEPHYAAGCPADLIKPRSKKLFKLEENKHPYATLNEADTKVVRDGNVVHIYMTTIRSHFAPDNIEGIKVGDKVYFHITNLEQDYDVPHGVSMIGANTSELLIMPGQTETFLWEPKEIGVWPFYCTDFCSALHQEMQGYVRVSPANANTPLKWSLGEDIE, from the coding sequence ATGAAAAATATTTTAAAATCAACTGTTGCATTATTAAGTGTTCTTGTAGCATTTACAAGTTGTAATGACGCATCAAAATCTAATTCTGGAGCGCTTTCTAGTAGTGCCGCAGAAAAGGTTTATGTGGCTCCTGGAGAACACGACGAATTTTACGCCTTTATATCCGGCGGATTTAGCGGACAGCTTTCTGTTTACGGGTTACCTTCCGGACGTTTATTTAAAGTAATACCTGTATTCTCACAAGATGCCGAAAAAGCTTATGGGTATAATGAAGAAACAAAACCTATGTTAAATACCTCTCATGGTTTTGTGCCTTGGGACGATTCTCACCATCCAGACATTTCTCAAACTAATGGGGTAATAGATGGGCGTTGGGTATTTATTAATGGTAATAACACACCACGTATTGCAAGAATAGATTTATCTACTTTCGAAACTGCAGAAATTATTGAAGTTCCAAATAGTGCTGGTAACCATAGTTCTTCTTTCGTAACAGAAAACTCAGAATATGTTGTAGCAGGTACGCGTTTCTCTGTACCTATTCCGCAAAAGGATATGCCAATTAAAGATTACAAAGGAAACTTTAAAGGATCTTTATCTTTTATATCTATAGATCCGGAACACGGTCATATGGATATTAAATTCCAATTAATAATGCCTGGTTTCGATTACGATTTATCACACCCTGGTCGTGGAAAATCTCATGGTTGGTTTTTCTTTACAACTTACAATACAGAAGAAGCAAGTACGCTAATGGAAGTAAATGCATCTCAAAATGACAAAGATTTTATTGCCGCTGTTAACTGGAAAAAGATTGAAGAATATGTAAACAACGGTGGTGGTACTATGATGCCAACTAAGTATGCTCACAACATATACGACGAAGCAACTCATACCGCAACGTCAACAATGAAAAAAGAAGTACGTGTTGTAAATCCGTTAGACGTTCCTGGCGCTGTTTATTTCTTACCAACACCAAAATCTCCACACGGTTGTGATGTTGATCCTTCTGGTGAATATATTGTTGGTAACGGTAAACTATCTGCAAACTTAACAGTACACTCGTTTACTAAAATGTTAGATGCTATCGAAAACAATAAAGTAGCTGGAGATGCCTATGGTATTCCTATCTTAAATTTCGAAGATGTGTTAGCAGGTGTTGTAGAACAACCAGGTTTAGGCCCTTTACATACAGAATTTGATGGCAAAGGAAATGCATATACCACCTTCTTTATTTCTTCCGAAGTTGTAAAATGGAAACTAGGCACTTGGGAAGTTGTAGACAGACAACCTTGCTACTATTCTGTTGGTCATCTAATGATTCCAGGAGGAAACTCACAAAAACCATTCGGTAAATATGTAGTAGCCATGAATAAGATTACTAAAGACCGTTATTTACCAACAGGTCCAGAAGTAACACAATCTGCTCAGCTTTACGATATTTCTGGAGAGAAAATGGAGTTATTATTGGATTTCCCAACAGTTGGAGAGCCTCACTATGCTGCCGGATGTCCTGCAGACTTAATAAAACCACGCTCTAAAAAGCTTTTTAAACTAGAAGAAAACAAGCATCCGTACGCTACTTTAAACGAAGCAGATACAAAAGTTGTTAGAGACGGCAATGTCGTTCATATTTACATGACCACAATACGTAGCCACTTTGCACCAGATAATATTGAAGGCATAAAAGTTGGAGACAAAGTATATTTTCATATAACAAATTTAGAACAAGATTACGATGTACCTCACGGTGTAAGTATGATTGGGGCTAACACCTCAGAACTGCTAATTATGCCGGGGCAAACCGAAACCTTCTTATGGGAACCAAAAGAAATAGGTGTATGGCCCTTCTATTGTACAGATTTCTGTTCGGCATTACATCAGGAAATGCAAGGATATGTTCGTGTATCTCCTGCAAATGCCAACACACCATTAAAATGGTCGCTTGGTGAAGACATTGAATAA
- a CDS encoding nitrous oxide reductase family maturation protein NosD codes for MKNLLLFFSAILMAYPTYAQNIEVCNTCPVSSLKEAISLAKDFDTILIKKGTYKEHNILVNKPLTIIGENYPVIDGELKGEIITVSADNVTVDGLFIINVGTSYTEDYAAIRVRRSKNFVIQNLVLEKLFFGIYLEKSRDGKVFHNKIIGEAVEEYNSGNGIQLWYSNNVVIEHNFVQHVRDGIYLEFSDDCLIKNNVSAENLRYGLHFMFSNNDIYQDNTFEKNGAGVAVMFSKKIKMLNNTFKENWGTASYGMLLKEINDSEIIGNTFEENTIGINIEGSNRMVYKNNNFINNGWAIKVRGACYTNNFVENNFLYNSFDISYNSKVNDNVFNKNYWSSYTGYDLDKDGIGDVPYRPVKLFSYIVNRTPETIILLRSLFIDVIDFSEKVSPVFTPDNLLDNNPLTKKITW; via the coding sequence ATGAAAAATTTATTGCTTTTTTTCTCAGCCATTTTAATGGCCTACCCAACATATGCTCAAAATATTGAGGTTTGCAATACATGCCCTGTTTCAAGCTTAAAAGAAGCTATATCTTTAGCTAAAGATTTTGATACTATCTTGATTAAAAAAGGCACTTATAAAGAACATAACATATTAGTAAACAAACCGCTAACTATTATAGGCGAAAACTACCCGGTGATTGATGGGGAGTTAAAAGGCGAAATAATAACTGTTAGTGCAGATAATGTAACTGTTGATGGCTTATTCATCATAAATGTAGGCACAAGTTATACAGAAGATTATGCCGCCATTCGAGTAAGAAGAAGCAAGAATTTTGTAATTCAAAATTTAGTTTTAGAAAAGCTCTTTTTTGGGATTTATCTGGAAAAATCACGAGACGGAAAAGTGTTTCATAACAAGATTATAGGAGAAGCTGTAGAAGAATATAATTCCGGAAATGGTATTCAATTATGGTACAGTAACAATGTGGTAATCGAACACAACTTCGTGCAACACGTACGCGATGGTATTTATTTAGAATTCTCCGACGATTGCTTAATAAAAAACAATGTTAGTGCAGAAAACTTACGCTACGGTTTACATTTTATGTTTTCTAATAACGACATCTATCAAGATAATACATTTGAAAAAAATGGTGCTGGTGTTGCAGTTATGTTTTCTAAAAAAATAAAGATGTTAAATAATACCTTTAAAGAAAACTGGGGAACGGCATCCTATGGTATGCTTTTAAAAGAAATAAACGACTCAGAAATTATAGGCAACACCTTTGAAGAGAACACCATTGGTATTAACATTGAAGGCTCAAACCGTATGGTTTATAAAAACAACAACTTTATTAATAACGGTTGGGCGATTAAAGTTCGTGGTGCATGCTACACAAATAACTTTGTAGAAAATAATTTTTTATATAACTCTTTCGATATCTCATACAACAGTAAAGTAAACGATAATGTTTTTAATAAAAACTACTGGTCGAGTTACACAGGTTACGATTTAGATAAAGATGGCATTGGTGACGTACCCTACAGACCCGTAAAACTATTTTCATACATTGTAAACAGAACACCAGAAACAATTATTCTATTACGCAGTTTATTTATAGATGTTATTGATTTTTCCGAAAAAGTTTCGCCTGTTTTTACGCCCGATAATTTATTAGACAATAACCCATTAACAAAAAAGATAACATGGTAA